DNA sequence from the Streptomyces cinnabarinus genome:
GGCCCGTAGAGCCCGCCGGCCCGCAGCAGACGTACGGCCTCGCGGCGCTGCGCGCGACGTGACTGGACGGGACCGGACGACCACGACAGGCGCGCCACAGTGTCAGCCCCCCATGCTTCCCCGATGCCACCTGTGAAGTGGATACCCGCTTCGCGGCCAATTACCTTTCAGGTGGCGGGAATTGGGCCCAGCCCGAGCCGCGCGCGGAAGCACGGTGGGGCGCCCGGCGAGTGCGGCGTAGGCAAGGGCGCCGACCTGCGAAGTTCACACTTCAATCACATTTACGTCACTGATCCGCCCCATCGTGTCGTCGACCGCTCACCCCCCTCTACGGTCATCTGACACCGCAGCACCAGTGAGGGATGAATGTCGTACAACCAGCCGCCCGCTCAGCCCCCGTTCGCCGGGTCGTCGGCCGCCCGGCCCAGGTGGGCTCGCAAGCGGGTCGCGATCCCGGCCGCGCTCCTCGTCTTCTTCGTCGGAGTCGGCGTCGGTTCCTCGGACGGCGGCGGCGAGCAGAAGACCGGCGCCGGCAGCGCCGCACCGCGGCCCACGGTCACTGTGACGGAAACGGCCGACGCGAAGCCCGCCGCGGCGGGGGAGGCCGAGGACGCCAAGCCCGCCTCCGGCGGCGACCCGAAGGCGAAGGCGACGGTGCCCGACTTCGTCGGGATGGGCCTGCAGTCCGCGCAGGACAAGGCACAGGAACTCGGCTTCCACGCCCTCGACTCCCACGACGCGCTCGGCCGCGACCGTATGCAGGTGTTCGACCGCAACTGGAAGGTGTGCAGCCAGAGCGCCAAGGCCGGGACGTCGGCGTCGACCGACACCGAACTCGACTTCGGTGCGGTCAAGTTGGAGGAGGACTGCCCGGCGGAGGACCAGAAGCCGCCGACCGCGAAGGACGGCAGGATGCCCGACTTCAAGGGCAAGTCCGTGAACGCCGCCCGCGGGGCACTCGACTCCGGCACGTCGCTCACGGTCGAGGACGCGACGCCGGAAGACCGTTGGATCCTGGTCGAGTCGAACTGGCAGGTGTGCACCCAGAAGCCCGCCGCCGGTGTGGCACTGAAGGGCCAGCCGGTCACGCTCACGGCGGTCAAGTTCGGCGAGACCTGCCCGTAGCGCGATAATCGGTTGCCCGTCGGCGACGGTGATGGATGCAATACCCGGTGTGATCACCAAGGTGCACCCCCGGATCGGCGCCCTCGTCCCCCTGACCCGCCCGGGCTGGGTCGAGGCGGGCCACCACTTGCTCGCCGGACTCGAGCTGGCCGTTCGCGACGTCAACGACGCGGGCGGGGTCGGCGGAAGCCCGCTTGAACTGGTGGTCCGGGACACCGCGGCCGATCCGGAGATGGCCGTGGCGGCCGTGGAGGAGCTGGCCGGCCTGGGCGTGGCCGCTCTGGCGGGGGAGTACCACAGCGTCGTCGCCCGCGCCGCCGCCACCACGGCCGACGCCCTCGGACTGCCGTTCCTGTGCTCGTCGGCCGTGCTCGACGGGCTCACCGAGCAGCCGACCGAATGGGTCGCGCGCCTGCCCCCGGCGCAGTCCCACGGCTGGCGGATCTACGCGGACTTCCTCCTCGACGCCGGTCACCGTCGCATCGCCGTGGCCACGCAGCCGAGCGTCTACTGGGCATCCGGGACCCGCATCCTGCGCGACCACCTCGCCCCACGCGGCGGAACGGTCATCGAACTCGACATGACCACGCTCGCCCCCGACGCCGTGTGCAACGCGCTCGTCGACAACGGCGCGACAGCCCTCCTGCTCCTGGTCGGCCACCCGGATCCGGCGGTGCTGATCGTGCGGTCCGTCCGCCGCGACCGGCGCCTCACCGACATCCTGCTCGGCGCTCCGGCCGGGCAGCCGGAGTTCGCCGAATGGGCGGCGCTGCTGGGTGACGAGGGCACCGCGATCCCGTTCCTGC
Encoded proteins:
- a CDS encoding ABC transporter substrate-binding protein; this encodes MDAIPGVITKVHPRIGALVPLTRPGWVEAGHHLLAGLELAVRDVNDAGGVGGSPLELVVRDTAADPEMAVAAVEELAGLGVAALAGEYHSVVARAAATTADALGLPFLCSSAVLDGLTEQPTEWVARLPPAQSHGWRIYADFLLDAGHRRIAVATQPSVYWASGTRILRDHLAPRGGTVIELDMTTLAPDAVCNALVDNGATALLLLVGHPDPAVLIVRSVRRDRRLTDILLGAPAGQPEFAEWAALLGDEGTAIPFLRYLPEQLTPLGTRVATTLRESLAEVPSFVAFEGYDTVTVLAELLRSHGTDRARIAESWPRVAVDGTRGPIRFSRTPGIGVWQWAWPPVQVVDRDPAAPDRFRILRAVPGGPGLS